The sequence below is a genomic window from Dryobates pubescens isolate bDryPub1 chromosome 17, bDryPub1.pri, whole genome shotgun sequence.
cctcctctctcttccctgcagcagcGCTCGGGACCCGCCGCTGCCCTCCAGCATCCTCGGCGGTGGCTCCGCTCCAGCAGCCGACACTCGGGACTGAAATGACCTTGAAAGCCGGGCACAAGGGCAGCTCGCCGGATCCCGCCCGGGCTCGCTCGGGCCGCGGCAGCCCAGCCGCAAGTGCCTCTCTCCGCCCCTGATCCTGCtcgggatttttttttccccgtgAGGCGAAATCCCCGGCTCGGGCACTCCCGCGCGTCCCCGCTCGCTCCCGGCCGGCAGCCGGGAAAGGATCCCGCCAGCGCCGATCGCCACCGGAGGGGCTGACGCCGGAGCCTTCCCAGGCTGGATCCCGAGGCTGTGTAAGGGAAGGGAGATGCGAATCTGGGGTTCGGGACAATCCCGGGACCATACCCGcggctggggcagcctgggaggtGAGCGGGGGCTGCGAGGAGCCTGCgtgtgggcagggagaaggGTGGCCACCCTGGCACGGCGAGCAggggctttgctttccttttggcAACGTTTTCCCTTtgccagcagtccctccccTTGCCCACTCTGCCTCATCTTGGGAGCTCCGTGCTCCGACTCCGCTTGCTCTGTTTGTAGTTTGGGACACTCGGGGTGGGGATTTTCCTTCAGGAGCAGCTTCCTCCTAACAAAATTCCTTGAGGGGGGTGATGccatgagctgctggaaagtgttttcctccctgtgccagctcctggtAGGGAGACCcccactgcctcagctgtgcctggagccctctgctcctgaCCCTTGGATCTTCTCCCTGTCGCAtctggcagcagggacagagtgagatgtggagcagaggcagctgctgtgatggctctgctgggggtgAGGATGCTCCTTGTATCCCCCAgaccctccctggagctgcctgggacTGTGACCTGGGATTTGTCCTTAGTGGTGACCCTAGGAGAAGGGGAGCCCAGGACCAGGACTGTGCAGCACTTGCAGATGCTCCCCAGCCTTAGTTCTGCTCattttgggggatttttgtgtGTTGGGTGACCCTggaggggtgagggggtgggTGTTGGTTTCTCCATGCCCTCACCTGGAGCGGGGGTGCCTGTCCCTGTGCCGTGCCCCTTGGTGCCAGCCCCGGTCAGGGCTAATCCGCTGGCTGGGATTAAGCGGCACTGCGGCTTGGGGATTTAAGGGATGACGTgagggaagctggagcaggctgagctctggagaggGGGGGGCTCCAGAGTGGGTCttagccccctccccagtgcctgggCAAAGGCTTTGGCACATAGGTGACGCAGGtgtcagctgcagggcagcgtGGTGTCACCTGGCAgggggtgtgtgcagggcagggctgcttggCCTGAAGGTGTCTGAGGAATTGGGCAGGGAAAAGTCCTTGTGCTGTGGTGCCTCTTGTCAGCAGAGCCTCCCATCCCTTCCAGACACATCCTTGGAtgggagcactgccctgtgaggagaggttgagagccctggggctgttcagtctggagaggagaaggctgagaggggattgaatcaatgtttacaaatagctgggggctgggggtcaagaggcagggcacaggctctgctcagctgcaccctgggataggacaaggggcaatggatggaaactgcagcacaggaggttccacctcaacaggaggaggaacttctgcactgtgaggtcacagagccctggggcaggctgcccagagaggttgtggagtctcctgctctggagccttcccagccccatctggctgtgttcctgtgtgacctgtgctgggttccatgctcctgctctggcaggggggttggactcaatgatctccagagctcccttccaacccctgacatcctgtgtgacctgaacTTTGCCTCTAGAGCCCCACGCCCTCGGTGTGCTtatcccttccctgctgtgctcagcctctGGGGCTGTGTGGGCAGCTCATGGAcctcccagcctcagctgcagggatccaGGAGGTcattcccagcctggccctaaacACATGGCACCAGTGACTCGTGTTTGAGTTTCAACAGCCCCATGTCCATGCTGTGTCCTGAAGAAGCATCCCCTGTACCTCCACCTGGGGTTCAGCCCAGCTGAGTTGCATCATGACAGCGTTTTGGATGGACACTGAGCGTGCAGGGCCATGGGGGGGGCTTGTGTGGCTTCAACTCTcgggccacctgggcactgctgccagggtgTGGCACCGCTGTCTTGGCTCtccctgctgtgaggacaggctgagggagctggaggtgttcagcctggaggagaggaggctccagggtgacctaacagcagcctgccagtacctgaaggggctacaagaaggctgcagagagactgtttgcaaaggctgcagggacaggaccaggggcaatggcttcaaactggagcagagcagattgagattggatgttaggaacaagctcttcactatgagggtggtggaacactgcaacaggttgcccagggaggtggttggggtcccatccctggagatattgaaggtgaggctcgatgagccctgggcagcctgatttagttggggatgtccctgctggctgcagggggttggactggatgagcttgggaggtcccttccagcctggaccattctctggctctgtgattcaGATGGATTTCTGCTGGGATGAGCCCCTTGGAGCAGGATCAGGATCAGGATGTGTCTAGGGAAGTGCAGGTGGCAGAGGAGCTTCTCCCTGTAGGCAGGAAGCAGTTTGGAAGGGCTGCTCCGGCCGGGCTCTGCCGCACGGCCATGGCATCACCCCCGCGGGCTCTGGGATGCCCTCCAGCTCCATGCTcgtcctgcctgctgccatcctgcctgtgccccacctgctctgcccccaccccctgcccatccagcccagctccttccccttccctcactACTTCTGCGTGTGGCCGTGGGCTCCCCTGCTGTGTGGTACggatggcagggctgctgccgggcGCTGGGTGCCGGCGGCGCTGTGCCACAGCAATCTCCGGTTGCGGTTTGCCAAGGGCAGCTGTGCCACCTTCCTGGCCTGCTGGCTGAtaacctgccctgcctggcagcaggagcctgtttGCTTTCCCCATCGTGGCTGATAAGTGCCTCTGATAACAGCAGCGATGGCAGATACAGGCTCCAgcgagggcagcaggcagcctgtgccctcgGCGAggcctctgcctggggagggtgggAACAGGGAGTTGGCTGCTTGGCTACCAGGGCTGGAGGCTTCCTGGCAAGCAgtgccctttccttcccttcccttcccttccctccacgtGGAGGCTTCCTGGCAAGCAgtgccctttccttcccttcccttccctcccctccacgTGGAGGCTTCCTGGCAAGCAgtgccctttccttcccttcccttcccttccctccacgtGGAGGCTTCCTGGCAAGCagtgcccttcccttcccttccctccacgtGGCGTGGGGGATGGCAGGAACGTTCTTGCCATCCTTGAGTGGCAGAGATTCCAGCGGGGGTGCagctggggtggcaggggggtggtTCCTGGCACCTCCATTCTCTCCCTCGCCCTGGGGGGCTAACAGGCTTCTCCTGGCAGTGCCAAGCCCATGCATGAGAAAGCAGCTGCCTTGAAGAGCCCTGAGCCCATGCACGGCCGTGACAAGGTGGAGGCATCCCACAAGGAGAAGAGTTTGGATTCCCTCGACGGCAGGTGAGGGGCAGCCCCCTGGGCTTGGCACTTCAGTGTCTGCTCTTCTTCATCCCCTTCCTGCTGTCATCCCCTGCTGCCTTTGGcctcccagctggggctgggcacacgGTGGGGGCCTCTCTTTGTTTCCCCCCATAGATTCTGGGTCTCCAAaggcagggtggggagagcgGCGTGGGCAGGGGCCCAGCACTCCCCTTGTTGGGAGGCTCTCACTGGCTCTGGTGTCTCCCTTCACCTGCCTGCAGGATGGATGCCCCTGCACATGGCCAAAGCTGAGtccctcctgcctgggcacattccCAGTTGTGCTTTCCCTGGGGAACCCTTGACCAAGCCAAAGCTGCCCAGTGCTaacctgccccaggctgctgctgggggcagctctgggctccttccCTTGGTGCTAAGATGTGGTTTGGGTGCCCACCATCAGCCCCacaccaggcagagccctgctcctgcagccagtcTTTAACCTCAGCAGTGGCTGATGGCCATAAATCAACCAAGACATCCAAAGTGTGGCTTTTCCTGTGGGGGAGGGAATCTCTTCAGTCCTCTGgggctgtttgcttttctgaggattatttttcctttcagccTCCACCTGAACGAAGCCCTGAAGGATGAAGACATCAAGAAGTGCCACAGGGAAGTGGTGAGTGGTTGGCTTCGTGAGCCAAGGGGCTGGCTCCTcgtggcctggctgcagaggggcccaCCCAGGGTCTTGGAATgggaggcaaagctgcagcagctcctggtgagGGGGTGAAGGCTCCTGGGGTCTttcgattctgtgattctttgttgAGCCTTGATCCTCTTATGGCCCAGCTCCCCCGGTGACgaggtgcagggagcagaggtgcCCTTGTTACCGtgggcaggagggctctgcctgcagccagcctcgctgccagctgtgccacacCGCTGGCTGCCCTGCCCACATGCCTGGCCCCTGGGATTCTGGggtgccaccagcactgccacaacCCTAGgagcccctggaggtgctgtgtGCTTGGCAGGGGTGGCACAAACCTGCTTTACCAGGGCTGGCTAATGGAGCACGGTCAATGCCATGCCACGAGCTggtttcatagaaccacagaatccaccaggttggaaaaaccctcagagctcatcaagtccaacctatgacctaatacccaacacctcctgacagctaaaccatggctccaagggccacagccaagccttttttgaacacttccaggggtggggactccaccacctccctgggcagcacatcccaatgacgaacaactcgctcagtgaagaactttctcctcacctcgagtccaaacctcccctggcacagctgcagactgtgtcctcttgttctggggctgcttgcctgggagaagagaccaacccccagctggctacaaccacccttcaggtagttgtagagagcaataaggtcacccctgagtctccttttctccaggttaagcaagcccagctccctcagcctctcctgccagggctgtgctccagacccctccccagcctccttgcccttctctggacaccttccaagtctctcaatgtccttctgaaactgaggagcccagagctggacacaggactcaaggtgtggcctaaccagtgtagagtccagggcagaataacctccctgctcctgctggccagactcttcctgatgcaggccaggatgcccttggccccctgggcacactgctggctcctgtttcaGATGTTTTATGGTACATTCTTCTCCTTGTTGCTTTTGGTCTCAGATTATTGTAACAGTCATTGTGATCAGTGTTAGGTAGCCCTGGTGATTTCcagcttcatgggaaatgctgttttttcatcttcttgattcttgtgctgctgttgagatgattgcagtactgcagggttggttgtttttactGTTTGTTATCCTTACCTTAAAGCTATTATGAATACAAAGAAAGCACTAAAAAATGTCATTCTATAATATACCTATATCAGACTCAACTTATGCTAATACCAAAAATCCTTAAAAACTTAAAGAACTATGTTAAAATTAATCCATCAAatcaagtgccaggggctgcactttggccacagcaaccccaggcagagctacaggctggggccagagtggctgagagcagccaggcagagagggacctgggggtgctggttgatggtaggctgaacatgagcctgcagtgtgcccaggcagccaggagggccaatggcatcctggcctgcatcaggaacagtgtggccagcaggagcagggaggtcattctgcccctgtacactgcactggttaggctgcaccttgagtcctgtgtccagttctgggcccctcagtttaggaaggaggttgacttgttggaaggtgtccagagaagggcaaggaggctggggaggggtctggagcacagccctgtgaggagaggctgagggagctgggcttgcttagcctgcagaagaggacactcaggggagaccttcttggtctctccagctccctgagggaggctgtagccaggcagaggttggtctcttctcccaggcacccagccccagaacaagaggacacagtctcaggctgtgccaggggaggttcaggctggaggtgaggaggaagttctacacagagagagtgattgcccattggaatgggctgcctggggaggtggtggagtcaccatcactggaggtgttcaggaggagacttgatggggtgcttggtgccatgggttagttgatgaggtggtgttggatgatgggttggactggatgatctcgagggtctcctccaacctgctctattctaatGTCTAAGAAGAAATACGAAAGTTGTTAGAGGAAGTAACAAACACTTTCTGAAATGAAACCCTGTTTGCTACAGTCCTTAACTATGTTCCATGCAGCTCCTTGGAAATGCCTAGGCACCcacaaaaaacaaagacaagaaggtttGAACCAAAAAAGAGACTTAAAATGTGAACTCATTACTGAATGCCTGTGCCTTACTCTAATTGCTGAGCACTTGTGGTTACGAAGTACTTGCTGTTCGTTATGCCTACCGGTAAAACTTCACATCAGAGGAACAAATCTATTTAACACACTGCAGTCAGCAATAATGCAGTCAGTACTGTTGCTTTAACTCAGAACACAGCTTCCATGAACGAGAGTCTTAtcagaaagaggaggggggaagggtggCTGTCCCAGCCAAGCCACCGGAGGCACAGAGACAGGGGTAGAAGGGGGGGTCGCTGCCCAGTTCACAGCCCAAGGTAGCTTTCCCTCGAAGGCAGGGCTGTGTCAGTAGGCAGTAACAGCAGTGGTTTGAGCTGAATTGCTGTTTTGTCTCCTGCTgtcctttttgttctctttctgtGGCTGTTTAGGCAGAGCAGAAGTCACTGCCTTGTCACCTTGTCCgatcttcatttcctttctcaACATAGTCTCAAAACTGAGTTGTGATCTTTGAACCTAGAATGTCCCTTCTGTCCACAATCAAAACTCGTTGGAGAGCTTTCCTCAgagatcgtccagtccaacctagcacctaatacccagcacctcctgacaaccaaaccatggctccaagggccacatccaatcccctcttgaacacctccagggatggggactccaccacctccctgggcagcacatcccaatggtcaagACCAGGGGGAGCTACAAGCTTCtccttacccccctgtacaaaagggagaagagaaaggagcagagggaggttaGGCTTAGCCCAAACAATGTAGCCAAGGCCAAGCAGAAGTGAGTTAGGATCTCCCAGAACAAAGCAGCAAGAAGAGAGCAATTGTTTGGGTACAAGCAGTTTaagttccttatctctccaGTGGGACTGCTTAgaattctctttcttttccttttgaagccccatagtgatttatttaccttttttactGCTCTCTGTTCAAGATCCATTTTTGAGGGCATAGCCTGAAAGCTACCTCACAGTGGCATCCAGAAGCGTTTCGGGGCCAACCTGCCTGAGCCTCCTGCCacggctggcagcaggcttggaAGATGCAGCAGGAATATAAATAGCTGGATGGGCACAGAGCAAGTGCTGTCATCCTGCCCTGGATAGGGGGAGagctccaggaggaggaggaagaggaggaggaggaggaggcaggcgAGAAACTGCTGGGCAAAACAACTCGCAGAGCCGAGCCCGGgcgagcagaggctgctggcaggagctgggcagcctcccTGGCTGTTAGGGGCAATGTGTGCCTGGGAAGGATGGCAGAgctctggcagggtgctggagcctccaaccctcccccagccctccgtGCCCGCCGGCCCCAGCCCAGTGGGACCCCAGTGCGGCAGTGCCGGGTGCGGGGCCCTTGtcgggcagggggggtgggggttgggggggttgctgtcctgtctcctcctgggccaggcagcagcaggaacctTTGCTGTGCTTGATTTTCAGGCTGCTAGCAAGTACAACTCGCAGTACCACAAGCTGTTCAAGGACATCCCCACGGAGGAGAGCGTGCTGAAAGGTGGGTGGCATGGCGAGGGGCGGGCAGGCGGGGGCAGGGGGTTGCAcgctgcctgccctccctccctccctccctccctctctctgcgCCTCGCAGTCTGCTCCTGCGCGCTCCAGAGGGACATCCTGATCCAGGGCCGGCTTTACATCTCCCCCAACTGGCTCTGCTTCCACGCCAACCTCTTCGGGAAGGACATCAAGgtaaggggctggggggcagctcgCCCTTGTCCCTCTTGGCTTCACAGCTTTTACCCCACCCAGCACCCTAAgatgcccccagggcagcctggctgtgccccctgctcctgttgcCCCCTGGGGAAACCCAAAGGTTGGTTTGGTTGAACATCTCCTGGTGCAAAACCTCCTGGGAGCCACCAGGGCAGCTGAAGGAAGATCAAAGCTTTaggggcagaggaggtggggggagaacATTTGCATCTCTCTTCCTCTTGGCTTTTGTTCTTCGCCTTGCAGTCTGATGTTTCCCTCTTGTTAGTCCTGTGGCTGACAGGGACTTGTGTGGGAagtgggctgcagctctgcattatTGATGTCAGCTGCTTTCAACAGAGGGCTGAGGGAAGGTTCAGTGATCTTCCACTGCCACATACTGCATCCTGCCCTTGCTTTTAACCCACCCTGGGCCTGCAGAGGAAGGGCCTCTCGTGCTGGCCTCAGGCAGATGGGCTGGACCATGCTTTCCTCAGTCCCTGCTGGCTTTATCGAGCAGAAATCACCTCTGAGCTGAGCTTAATGTGAGGGGAGGTGCTGTGACCTCTGGCAAACCCAGGCTGGCCTTGGGAAACCACAGAGCAGtctgctttgggttggagagcaccttaaaggtcatccagtgccagccctgctgcccggccttcagcacctccggGGAGGAGGCCAATCTGCacgtggctgctgctgtccttgggGTTGTAACTCTGCTGTGTGTCCAACCTCTGCCTTGTGAAAGAAGTTCCCTGAGCTCGTGTTGTGCCCCTCCTGCTGTCTTTGTCCTGCAGGTGGTGATCCCAGTGGTCTCTGTGCAGCTGATAAAGAAGCACAAGACAGCTCGGCTGCTGCCCAACGGCTTGGCCATCACCACCACCGCCAGCAGAAAGGtgaccctgcccctgcccaccgccctgcccagcctcaccccagccagctggcaacacagcagcctgccagcacctgcaggggctccaggaggggcttttgacaagggctgggagtgccaagatgaggaacaatggctttgagctcgagagggcagactgagactggagaggaggaggaaattctttgcagtgaggctggggagactctggcacaggctgcccagggaggctgtggctgctcctgcctggaggtgttcaaggccaggctggatgaggccttgagcaacctgctggcgggaggtgtccctgcccatggcagtggggtgggactgggtgagctttgagatcccttccaacccaaggcattGATGATTGCCacggtgggcagcagcaggggctggcagggaggcagtgctgctccctcGCTGGCCAGGgcagacagcacagctctgcccctcctgctgcactgcccttgggagcagggcacagcctggcagagccctgccagcatcaCAGAAAAACCTTTCAGCTCCTtcaaggagagcagggaagggttgGGGCTGGGCCTTCAACTCTTGTGGGATTTTGGGAAGGGGGTTAATTCCTGTGGGATTCTGGGAAGGAGGTTAACTCTTTGGGGATTTTGGGAAGGGTTAATCTCCTGATTTTGGTAGTGGGTTATTCCTGATAGATTTCTGGGGAAGGGGTTAATTCCTGTGGGCTTTTGGGCAGGGGTTAATCCCTGGTTTTGGTGAGGGGGCTAACTCCTGTGGGCTTTTGGGAAGTGTTTTCTTCCTGTGGGAATTTGGCAGGGAGTGATCCCTGCAGGATTTAGGGAggaggtggcacagggcaggctctgggtgTTGCAAGGTTGCTGTGCCTACTGCGTGGctctgtgccaggtgaggtgaGCGCTGCCCTGTGCTCCCTcctgccaggccctgggggtgtcttCCAtcgctcccagccctgctggctgctgcatccctctgggctgagcCAAGTGAGGCTGGCCCCAAAAAAAATCTGGTCCAGGTTTTAGCAAAAATAACAGCAgggaagctctgcagggaggtgctggcaggggaCCTTCAGTGGCTCCTGAAGGAAGGGGCATTCAAGGGCAGGACgtctctgcctgtcccctgcctgtggAGAAGCAGACTCAGGACGGGGGGGACacacctctgtgccagcagcagcctctctccttctcttgcaGTACATCTTTGTGTCCCTCATCTCCCGTGACAGTGTCTATGATGTCCTGAGGAGAGTCTGCACACACCTGCAGGTACCTCCCACCCCACATCCCACAGCGTCCCACAGGGCTCCTCACCGCggcctccagggctctgggctgctccccACCGCCCCCacagtgccctgctgcctcctcccagcctcctcaCTCTGCAgcaaggggtgggggaagaggggcaggagctgtgccccgggtgctgagctgctgctggccttttctgggtcccagagcagggaggcagagctgggctgggggaggcagagctgggctgggggaggcagagctgggctgggggaggcagagctgggctgggggaggcagagctgggctgggggaggcagagctgggagttcCTGCTGGCTCCCAAGGTGTGGGCCTGAATGATTTGTAGTGGGACAAGTTGTGCCACTCCCCACATCCAGGGCTTGAAGGGCTGGGGGAATGGtccaaagaaaaagaatttgaaTTTCAAAGCCTAAAGGGGGGGTGGAGAAGACAGCCATcaggcctgcagctggagaggaggcttgTGGGGACCTCTTCTCCCTGCATGTGAAGCAGGTGGGAAgtggtgctgcccagcaggctgcctgctggctgtgcagctgctggggcgaCTCAGCCCCCTTGCTGAAGTGAAGGGAAATTTACTCTTTGAaacctgctgggctgtgcccaaACATTGCCcttctcagcccctctgcaggcagtcagggctggcacaggatcCCTTggccagccacagccctggaggggtgtgGGGTGGGGACAGAGCGATGTGGTGCTCTGTTCTCTGCTGGggtcacagagtggtaggggtaggaagggacctccagagatcatccagtccaagccccctgccagagcaggaccacccagggcagggcatacaggaacacagccaggtgaggcttgaaaagctccagagaaggagactccaagtttctctctgcagcctgcttcaggcctccagcaccctcacagtcaagaagtttctccacatattgaggtggaacctcctgggtttcagcTTGTgccccttgttccttgtcctgtcactgggcaccaccaagcagagcctggcaccttcctcctgacaccctcccctcagctattgatagacattgatcagatccttctcagccttctcctctccagactaatcagccccagggctctcagactttcttcatgccagagatgttcaagtccgccagtcatcctcatagcctcccttggactctctccagcaggtctctgtctctctggaactggggagccccaaactggacacaggattgcagctgtggtctcagcagggcagagcagaggggcagcagaacctccccagccctgctggccacacttcccttgctgcaccccaggctccccttggctctcctgaccccagggcacattgctgtcccatgcagaacttgctgtgcaCTGGGACTCCCAAGATCTTtgtccatggagctgctttccagcaggacaagcCCTGGGCCATAGGGGTGAtgctcttctccctgccccacagccctgtgcccccaggtTTCCGCagtaggttggaagggacctccggagatcatcgggtccaagccaggctgcttttCAGAGACTTGCCAGAACCTTCTGCCTGGGGTGtgcagcagggggaggtggccccagggcagctctttTGCTCTTCCCCTGCAGGTTTCCAGTAAGAAGAGCTTgagcctgaaggagctgagggaggaGCCTGACACCGTGTCGCTGGTGAGGGTCAGGGCGGCCCTGGGCGAGGGAAGGACCTCCATGACCTCGCGCTGcgggcaggacagcatccaccTGGCCCCCTTGGTGGGTCTGACACCCCCCTGGCACGCTCAGGTTTGGCTGGCAgccctctgcagggcacagatgTGGTCCTCTCCCCTTGCTGCTGACAGAGGTCGCGCCGGGACGTGGCCGTCGTGGGCTCCTCACGGCCTGGCTTGGCACACATGGCCTGGCTTGGCACACATGGCCTGGCTTGGCACACATGGCCTGGCTTGGCACACACACAgggggggtcaagaggatggtcTGGGGGGCCTgtggctgagcacaggctgctggctcagctggtTGGTCTCAGGGGTCGCTGTGCAGATGGACGAACTCCAGAGCCTGGTGGGACCTgaagctgctcccctccctccgCTGCCTTTGTGGGTCACAGGCTGGAACGGGGTTGAGTCACCCCAGAGCccctggggtgggtgggatggctcccagctgggaagctggaggaggaggctgctgtaCCATGGTGTGACTGAGGGAGCatggctgtgtccctgtccctggactTCACTCTGCCACAAAGCTGTTGGTGCtgtatgagggtgctgagctaGGGGTCTCCCATGGGCTGGTGGCCCTGTCCgtcaggctgggtgcaggaggtGTCAGCTGAGGTGGCCTTTGTGGGCCAGTGGCTCTGTACATTGGACCAGGAGGTGACAGGTGGGATGTCCCCTATGGTCTGGTGACATCTCAGGGGCTGAAGGCACTTTCCAAGGGTTGGATTGGGAGCAATCCAGGCTGGCAGCATCTCCTGGTGCCTCCTGAGGGATgtagctctccagcagctccagccctggggactctcTGCAGGGGGCGCCCTTCTTGCCAGCTGGCACCCTGCTTGGCTTGGCATCGTTCCGGggtgtgctggagccagggtgctgagcctcgGGGTGCTCAAGGGGCTCTTGAAGGTGACCACACTGAGCTTCAAAGGgtgagggtggcagcagctggtgctTGGGACTGGTGAGGGGTGCGTGGGCAGGGCCTTCCAGTGGCAGTGCTGTTCCCATGGGGCCAttgtggaggagcagctgccccTTAGGAGGACATTCTGGAGGTACTGGGCCTGAGTGGGGCTGCCAGAAGGTTTGGGTCCAAATGTGGCCCCACCATGTGCTCGGTGCTGCTGGTTCACAGggtcaggctcacaggatggtaggggctgggagggaccttcagagatcaccgagtccgaccccggccagagcaggagcacagaacccagcacaggtcacccaggaacacagccagctggggctggaaaggctccagagaagcaggCTCCACAACCCACATgggtgc
It includes:
- the GRAMD2A gene encoding GRAM domain-containing protein 2A isoform X1, which codes for MHEKAAALKSPEPMHGRDKVEASHKEKSLDSLDGSLHLNEALKDEDIKKCHREVAASKYNSQYHKLFKDIPTEESVLKVCSCALQRDILIQGRLYISPNWLCFHANLFGKDIKVVIPVVSVQLIKKHKTARLLPNGLAITTTASRKYIFVSLISRDSVYDVLRRVCTHLQVSSKKSLSLKELREEPDTVSLVRVRAALGEGRTSMTSRCGQDSIHLAPLEVIVPEGKWRKVSPASLSLSLPQAEYQCLRRASGTSLGTKESSFASQEPLASESAINTEEELEVEQSCVAELRPSDYQLLKIFIVLICLLVVSSSYLAFRIFRLEQQLCSLNRDYLSRGHRR
- the GRAMD2A gene encoding GRAM domain-containing protein 2A isoform X2 — protein: MHEKAAALKSPEPMHGRDKVEASHKEKSLDSLDGSLHLNEALKDEDIKKCHREVAASKYNSQYHKLFKDIPTEESVLKVCSCALQRDILIQGRLYISPNWLCFHANLFGKDIKVVIPVVSVQLIKKHKTARLLPNGLAITTTASRKYIFVSLISRDSVYDVLRRVCTHLQVSSKKSLSLKELREEPDTVSLEVIVPEGKWRKVSPASLSLSLPQAEYQCLRRASGTSLGTKESSFASQEPLASESAINTEEELEVEQSCVAELRPSDYQLLKIFIVLICLLVVSSSYLAFRIFRLEQQLCSLNRDYLSRGHRR